The following coding sequences lie in one Nitratireductor mangrovi genomic window:
- a CDS encoding response regulator transcription factor, with translation MGRDRILIVEDEPNIVESLRFILERAQFDVEVSSSGSDGLDRLRRQSFAAVILDIMLPGINGLEVLKHIRDDHKIGSMPVLVLTAKGQARDREAAEGLGADAFITKPFSNAELVERVREIAGR, from the coding sequence TTGGGCCGCGACCGTATCCTGATCGTCGAGGACGAGCCTAACATCGTCGAATCACTGCGCTTCATTCTGGAAAGGGCCCAGTTCGACGTGGAGGTTTCCTCGAGCGGGAGTGACGGCCTCGACCGGTTGCGCAGGCAGTCCTTCGCCGCCGTCATCCTCGACATCATGCTGCCGGGCATCAACGGCCTCGAAGTCCTCAAGCATATCCGCGATGACCACAAGATCGGTTCCATGCCGGTGCTGGTGCTGACGGCCAAGGGCCAGGCGCGTGACCGCGAGGCGGCCGAGGGCCTGGGTGCCGACGCCTTCATCACCAAGCCGTTCTCGAACGCCGAGCTTGTCGAACGGGTGCGGGAAATTGCCGGACGGTGA
- a CDS encoding ABC transporter ATP-binding protein has protein sequence MNVAAPQSRSIAEIARDPRQRYFSVRGLKAYYGDSYIVQDVSFDVNEGEILALLGRNGAGKTSTLRTIARTESPELRSGQIWLQGQGLHEMESYQAAELGVQLVPEDRRIIPGMTVEENLDLARISGKAGWDYERIYALFPRLKERRRQEGTTLSGGEQQMLAISRALARDIKLLLLDEPYEGLAPVVRHDIEKALIEIRTAGITTILVEQNAVAALKLADRAIILDTGEIAFSGSAGQVLENEALRHEYLAI, from the coding sequence ATGAACGTAGCCGCTCCCCAAAGCCGGTCGATCGCCGAGATCGCGCGCGACCCGCGCCAGCGTTACTTCTCGGTACGCGGTCTTAAGGCCTACTACGGCGACAGCTACATCGTTCAGGACGTGTCTTTCGACGTCAACGAGGGAGAAATCCTTGCGCTGCTCGGCCGCAACGGCGCCGGCAAGACCTCGACGCTGCGAACCATCGCCAGAACCGAAAGCCCGGAACTGCGCAGCGGTCAGATCTGGCTGCAGGGGCAGGGCCTGCACGAGATGGAATCCTACCAGGCAGCCGAACTCGGCGTGCAGCTGGTCCCCGAGGATCGACGCATCATCCCCGGCATGACGGTCGAGGAGAATCTCGACCTGGCGCGGATCTCGGGCAAGGCCGGCTGGGACTACGAGCGCATCTACGCGCTGTTTCCGCGCCTCAAGGAGCGGCGCCGGCAGGAGGGCACAACTTTGTCGGGCGGTGAGCAGCAGATGCTGGCGATCAGCCGGGCACTGGCACGCGACATCAAACTGCTGCTTCTCGACGAGCCTTATGAAGGCCTCGCGCCGGTCGTGCGCCACGACATCGAAAAGGCGCTCATCGAAATTCGCACAGCCGGCATCACAACGATCCTGGTTGAACAGAATGCCGTGGCGGCGCTGAAGCTCGCCGACCGCGCAATCATCCTCGACACGGGCGAGATCGCTTTCTCAGGTTCTGCCGGGCAAGTCCTCGAAAACGAGGCGCTTCGCCACGAGTACCTCGCCATCTGA
- a CDS encoding ABC transporter ATP-binding protein — protein sequence MHIDDVHKSFAGLHALSDVDLEVRQGETHAIIGPNGAGKSTLLNVCVGRLKPDRGAVVFDGTVLTGKSPHEINQLGVARVFQTPEVFPDLTARENVMVSALSKRDGHFRLNPFSNFSREKEIRDEADSVLESVGLHAHFDVAASSMSRGDKRRLELAMGLIQHPKLLLLDEPTAGMARHDTNATIDLLKKIKEAGLTKVIIEHDMHVVFSLADRISVLAGGRIIAQGTPEEIKNNPKVKEAYLGDEEV from the coding sequence CTGCATATCGACGACGTACACAAGAGCTTTGCTGGACTGCACGCCCTGTCCGATGTGGACCTGGAGGTTCGGCAGGGCGAAACGCATGCAATCATCGGCCCGAATGGCGCCGGCAAATCGACGTTGCTCAATGTCTGCGTCGGCCGGCTCAAGCCCGACCGGGGTGCGGTCGTCTTCGACGGCACGGTCCTGACCGGGAAATCCCCGCACGAGATCAATCAACTCGGCGTCGCCCGCGTCTTCCAGACACCCGAGGTCTTTCCCGACCTGACCGCGCGCGAAAACGTCATGGTGTCGGCGCTTTCGAAACGCGACGGGCATTTTCGTCTCAACCCGTTCAGCAATTTCTCCCGTGAGAAGGAGATTCGCGACGAAGCCGACAGTGTCTTGGAAAGCGTCGGTCTTCACGCCCATTTCGACGTGGCGGCATCGTCGATGTCGCGCGGCGACAAGCGTCGGCTCGAACTGGCGATGGGACTGATCCAGCACCCCAAGCTGCTGCTGCTCGACGAACCGACCGCCGGCATGGCGCGCCATGACACGAACGCGACGATCGATCTCCTCAAGAAAATCAAGGAAGCCGGCCTGACCAAGGTCATCATCGAACACGACATGCACGTGGTCTTCTCGCTGGCCGATCGCATCAGCGTGCTCGCCGGCGGCCGGATCATCGCGCAGGGCACGCCGGAGGAAATCAAGAACAATCCGAAGGTGAAGGAAGCCTATCTGGGGGACGAAGAGGTATGA
- a CDS encoding branched-chain amino acid ABC transporter permease, translating into MRNNPVFKDTLVLICFAVVILSLPWLLIPIGADYPDLLQKIAIFGIFAIGFNILFGLTGYLSFGHAAFIGVGSYTALWSFKLLTMNVLPAIIFAVIVAGIFALLIGYVSLRRSGIYFSILTLAFAQMCYSLAYSVLTPITNGETGLQTRAIRSNPETSLLDGDIRIIDQALGIQEIGVPTTNFFGLDMSGYSGFFFCAVILIICFFIAQCITRSNFGMMLKAIKSNQNRLNYTGIHTRPYLIAAFVISGMYAGLAGALMAVTDPIAGAERMQWTASGEVVLMTILGGVGTLVGPVLGAALIKYAEQKVSSWNEGILSDFFSFLPEPVQEFLVSFTSLFVGEGWHMALGLMFMVIVIFLPGGLMEGFRRLSAAFRRPQNRETAPRQAGKPSDAGATNSPQPAE; encoded by the coding sequence TTGCGGAACAATCCGGTTTTCAAGGACACGCTCGTCCTCATCTGCTTCGCGGTGGTGATCCTGTCGCTGCCATGGCTGCTGATACCGATCGGCGCCGACTATCCCGATCTGCTGCAGAAGATCGCGATCTTCGGCATCTTCGCGATCGGCTTCAACATCCTGTTCGGGCTGACCGGGTACCTGTCTTTCGGCCACGCGGCCTTCATAGGCGTCGGCTCCTATACCGCACTTTGGAGCTTCAAGCTGCTCACGATGAACGTCCTGCCGGCGATCATCTTCGCGGTGATCGTGGCTGGCATCTTTGCGTTGCTGATAGGGTATGTGTCGCTGCGCCGCTCCGGCATCTACTTCTCGATCCTGACCCTTGCCTTCGCCCAGATGTGCTACAGCCTCGCCTATTCGGTGCTGACGCCGATCACCAACGGCGAGACCGGCTTGCAGACGCGCGCGATCAGGTCGAACCCCGAGACGTCGCTCCTCGACGGCGACATCCGCATCATCGACCAGGCACTGGGCATCCAGGAGATCGGTGTGCCGACGACCAATTTCTTCGGCCTCGACATGAGTGGCTATTCGGGCTTCTTCTTCTGCGCCGTCATCCTGATCATTTGCTTCTTCATCGCCCAGTGCATTACCCGGTCCAATTTCGGCATGATGCTGAAAGCGATCAAATCGAACCAGAACCGGCTCAACTACACGGGCATCCACACGCGCCCCTACCTGATCGCCGCTTTCGTGATCTCCGGCATGTATGCCGGCCTCGCCGGCGCGCTGATGGCGGTTACCGATCCGATCGCAGGCGCGGAACGCATGCAATGGACCGCGTCAGGTGAAGTGGTCCTCATGACCATCCTTGGCGGCGTCGGCACGCTGGTCGGCCCTGTTCTGGGCGCCGCGCTGATCAAATATGCCGAGCAGAAAGTCTCGTCCTGGAACGAAGGCATCCTGTCCGACTTCTTTTCCTTCCTGCCCGAGCCGGTCCAGGAGTTCCTGGTGTCGTTCACCTCGCTATTCGTCGGCGAGGGCTGGCACATGGCGCTTGGTTTGATGTTCATGGTGATTGTCATCTTCCTTCCGGGCGGCCTGATGGAAGGTTTCCGCAGGCTGTCCGCCGCCTTCCGCCGGCCGCAGAACCGCGAGACGGCCCCTCGCCAAGCCGGCAAGCCGAGCGATGCGGGGGCAACCAACAGTCCGCAGCCGGCCGAATGA
- a CDS encoding sensor histidine kinase: protein MKLPTDLVILVCLGYVALLFAVAFAGDRRARMRPGGWLSSPLVYTLSISIYCTSWTFFGAVGSAARNGLEFVTIYLGPTIVFVGWWLFLRKLVTVGRTYHTTSIADLISARFGKSPALGALVTLMAVVATTPYIALQLKALTASFQVITFPAGAVTAANIDLSPDYQIAFLLAAGLCLFAIIFGVRNISANERHHGVIAAIAVEAVVKLVALITVGLWVLLSLGGSATDIFANAPSNLAEAEATFGPRWVTLCFLAGAAVICLPRQFQVTVVENSNEGQLRTASWLFPLYLFLICLFVIPIAIAGLERLPAGSNPDLYVLTLPLGAGEGTIALLAFLGGFSSATSMVIVSSIALSTMISNHIVMPLALRFRLAPIASAPLMRSFILTTRRASIVFIAALGFLYFWLSGTSDALAAIGLISFCGVAQFMPSLVGGLYWRRATQSGALAGLAAGFVLWAYTLFLPSFEGSFLMSADAINAGPWGQAWLKPRALFGLEGFDPLVHALFWSMIANVGLLIGISLVTEPTPLARYQSRLFVDIFRRQTESEMRVMRRTAKIRDLRNIANRILGAEEAVNLFARENARDHARIANDDLITLVEQKLASNVGASTARSLVSTVVTSETISVERLQRLADETEQIRAYSEELERKSRQIEATAEELARANAQLREIDQRKDEFLSQVSHEVRTPMTSIRSFSDILLQNPQVSDAQRERFLRIIQDESLRLTRLLDGILDLNQLEPGEAAWERIPFAPETALDQALESCEALVRAAGVTITVEKRARDAVIEGDRDKLAQVFINLISNAIKYNTSASPAVAVSSSYRKGIYEATVSDNGPGVPESERERIFAKFSRGAASRHAGAGLGLAISRQIVEMLGGTLTVTEAKAGGARFVVRIPGRRAT, encoded by the coding sequence ATGAAGCTCCCCACCGACCTCGTTATCTTGGTCTGCCTGGGCTACGTCGCGCTCCTGTTTGCGGTCGCCTTCGCCGGCGATCGCCGCGCGCGGATGCGGCCGGGCGGCTGGCTCTCCTCGCCGCTGGTCTACACATTGTCGATCTCGATCTATTGCACGTCGTGGACGTTTTTCGGGGCCGTCGGCTCGGCGGCGCGCAACGGGCTCGAATTCGTGACCATCTATCTCGGGCCGACCATCGTGTTCGTCGGCTGGTGGCTGTTTTTGCGCAAGCTCGTGACCGTCGGCCGTACCTATCATACCACCTCGATCGCCGACCTGATCTCGGCCCGCTTCGGCAAGAGCCCAGCACTTGGCGCGCTCGTGACCTTGATGGCCGTGGTGGCGACGACACCCTATATCGCACTGCAGTTGAAGGCCCTGACGGCAAGCTTCCAGGTGATCACCTTCCCCGCCGGGGCGGTGACGGCGGCCAATATCGACCTGTCTCCCGACTACCAGATCGCCTTTCTGCTCGCCGCCGGCCTGTGCCTTTTTGCGATCATCTTCGGCGTGCGCAACATCAGCGCCAACGAGCGCCACCATGGCGTCATCGCCGCGATCGCGGTCGAGGCGGTGGTCAAGCTGGTGGCGCTGATCACGGTCGGCTTGTGGGTTCTGCTGAGCCTTGGCGGGAGTGCTACGGACATCTTCGCAAACGCGCCGTCGAACCTCGCCGAGGCCGAAGCCACCTTCGGCCCGCGCTGGGTCACGCTGTGCTTTCTGGCCGGCGCCGCCGTGATCTGCCTGCCACGCCAGTTCCAGGTTACCGTGGTCGAAAACTCCAATGAGGGGCAACTGCGCACCGCGTCATGGCTGTTTCCGCTCTATCTGTTCCTGATCTGCCTGTTCGTGATCCCGATAGCGATCGCCGGGCTTGAGCGCCTGCCGGCCGGCTCCAATCCCGACCTTTATGTGCTGACGCTGCCGCTCGGGGCCGGCGAAGGCACCATCGCGCTCCTGGCTTTCCTCGGCGGCTTCTCTTCGGCGACCTCGATGGTCATCGTCTCCTCGATCGCGCTGTCGACGATGATCTCCAACCACATCGTCATGCCCCTGGCGCTGCGGTTCCGCCTGGCGCCCATCGCCAGCGCACCGCTGATGCGGAGTTTCATCCTTACGACGCGGCGCGCCAGTATCGTCTTCATCGCGGCGCTGGGGTTCCTTTATTTCTGGCTGAGCGGCACCTCCGACGCTTTAGCCGCGATCGGCCTCATCTCCTTCTGCGGTGTGGCGCAGTTCATGCCCAGCCTGGTCGGCGGCCTCTACTGGCGACGCGCCACCCAGTCGGGCGCGCTGGCGGGGCTTGCCGCGGGCTTTGTGCTTTGGGCCTACACGCTTTTCCTGCCGAGCTTCGAGGGTAGTTTTCTTATGTCGGCGGACGCGATCAACGCCGGGCCGTGGGGCCAGGCGTGGCTGAAGCCCCGGGCCCTGTTCGGGCTCGAAGGCTTCGATCCACTGGTGCACGCGTTGTTCTGGAGCATGATCGCCAATGTCGGGCTCCTGATCGGCATTTCGCTCGTCACCGAGCCGACCCCGCTTGCCCGCTACCAGTCGCGGCTTTTCGTCGACATTTTCCGGCGCCAGACTGAAAGCGAAATGCGCGTCATGCGGCGCACGGCCAAGATCCGCGATCTGCGCAATATCGCCAACCGCATCCTCGGCGCCGAGGAGGCGGTCAACCTCTTCGCCCGCGAGAACGCCCGCGACCATGCGCGGATCGCCAATGACGACCTGATCACGCTGGTTGAGCAGAAGCTGGCCTCCAATGTTGGCGCGTCAACGGCCCGCTCGCTGGTCTCGACCGTCGTGACCAGTGAGACGATTTCGGTCGAGAGGCTGCAACGGCTGGCTGACGAGACCGAACAGATACGCGCCTATTCGGAGGAGTTGGAGCGCAAGTCGCGCCAGATCGAGGCAACGGCCGAGGAACTGGCGCGGGCGAATGCGCAGTTGCGCGAGATCGACCAGCGCAAGGACGAATTCCTGAGCCAGGTCAGCCACGAGGTGCGTACGCCGATGACGTCGATCCGCTCCTTCTCCGACATCCTGCTGCAAAACCCGCAGGTCAGCGATGCACAGCGCGAGCGCTTCCTGCGCATCATCCAGGACGAAAGCCTGCGCCTGACCCGCCTGCTCGACGGAATTCTCGATCTCAACCAGCTCGAGCCCGGCGAAGCGGCGTGGGAGCGCATTCCATTCGCCCCCGAGACCGCGCTCGATCAGGCGCTGGAGAGTTGCGAAGCGCTGGTGCGCGCCGCGGGAGTGACAATCACGGTGGAAAAGCGTGCCCGCGACGCCGTCATCGAAGGCGACCGCGACAAGCTCGCCCAAGTCTTCATCAACCTGATTTCCAACGCGATCAAATACAATACCAGCGCTTCACCGGCAGTCGCGGTATCGAGCAGCTACCGCAAAGGGATCTACGAGGCCACGGTTTCCGACAACGGCCCGGGCGTGCCCGAAAGCGAGCGCGAGCGCATCTTCGCGAAATTCTCCCGTGGCGCCGCCTCGCGGCACGCCGGAGCTGGGCTCGGC
- a CDS encoding branched-chain amino acid ABC transporter permease yields the protein MDAIFLQILNGLDKGGAYALIALGLTLVFGTLGVVNFAHGALFMLGAFCAVSLERLLNLSYERISETETDFLGKPLKEQIPYLADFVGEDWSVFLRDYSVPISILLAIVVMGLIGIVMERGLIKHFYRRPHADQILVTFGLAIVLQEIVRHYFGANPIPQSAPSDFAGAANVGSWLGLGPNVIYPWWRLVYFFFSALVILLTFAFLQFTTFGMVVRAGMQDRETVGLLGINIQRRFTIVFALAAVVAGVAGAMYTPILSPDYHMGMDFLVLSFVVVVVGGMGSLGGAVLAGFLLGILQSFAAMNVIQDLVPGISQIIVYLVAVVVLLTLPRGLMGRKGVMED from the coding sequence ATGGACGCTATCTTTCTTCAGATATTGAACGGGCTGGACAAGGGCGGAGCCTATGCGCTGATCGCCCTGGGACTGACTCTCGTCTTCGGCACGCTCGGCGTCGTCAACTTCGCGCATGGCGCATTGTTCATGCTCGGCGCCTTCTGCGCGGTGTCTCTGGAACGCCTTCTCAACCTCTCATACGAGCGCATCAGCGAGACCGAGACCGACTTCCTCGGCAAGCCGCTGAAGGAGCAGATACCGTATCTGGCGGATTTCGTCGGCGAGGACTGGAGCGTCTTCCTCCGTGATTACTCGGTGCCGATATCGATCCTCCTGGCGATCGTCGTCATGGGCCTGATCGGCATTGTCATGGAACGCGGCCTGATCAAGCATTTCTACCGTCGTCCGCACGCCGACCAGATTTTGGTCACCTTCGGCCTGGCGATCGTATTGCAGGAGATCGTGCGCCACTATTTCGGCGCCAATCCCATCCCGCAATCAGCGCCGTCGGACTTCGCCGGTGCCGCCAATGTCGGCAGTTGGCTGGGGCTCGGACCCAACGTCATCTATCCCTGGTGGCGACTGGTCTACTTCTTCTTCTCTGCGCTCGTCATCCTGCTGACCTTCGCCTTCCTGCAATTCACCACCTTCGGCATGGTGGTGCGTGCCGGGATGCAGGACCGCGAGACGGTCGGGCTGCTCGGCATCAATATCCAGCGGCGCTTCACGATCGTCTTCGCACTCGCTGCCGTCGTCGCCGGTGTGGCCGGCGCCATGTACACACCCATCCTGTCGCCCGACTACCACATGGGCATGGACTTCCTTGTCCTCTCCTTCGTGGTGGTCGTCGTGGGCGGCATGGGTTCACTCGGGGGCGCCGTCCTGGCGGGTTTCCTGCTCGGCATTCTGCAAAGCTTCGCGGCAATGAATGTCATCCAGGATCTTGTCCCCGGCATAAGTCAGATCATCGTCTATCTGGTGGCGGTCGTCGTGCTTCTGACGCTGCCGCGCGGCCTGATGGGACGCAAAGGCGTGATGGAGGACTGA
- a CDS encoding O-antigen ligase family protein: MTTLDTGIARQAINAKLVAMLASAAIAIGVFLSGFVIREPAPYELYMVVLIPIWALFGLRISRGIAPLLALLLVFNIGGMISMLQMSAIRDTPLYLAVSVFLALTAVFFAAILEREPRFFRLIFLSWMAAAVSTAALGILGYFNAFPGSEMFTRYERAAGVFEDPNVFGPFITLPAIYLLHRVLTGPLDRMAVQALLLLVITLGVLLSFSRGAWGLFAFSAIFLTLAVFIQHRSGTFRFRIILMSGLALTLLIVGLIVALQIPAIAELFEARARLVQEYDGARLGRFARHAIGFAMAMEHPLGIGPLVFGQIYGEDTHNIWLKALLDYSWLGFVAYVTLIGWTLAAGLRILFRDRPWQPYFLCAYVVLVGHILLGTVIDTDHWRHFYLLLGLVWGGIAIEYRREHLARRR, translated from the coding sequence TTGACCACGCTCGACACCGGGATTGCGCGCCAGGCGATCAACGCGAAGCTGGTCGCCATGCTGGCTTCGGCAGCGATCGCAATCGGTGTTTTCCTGTCCGGCTTCGTCATCCGCGAGCCTGCCCCTTACGAACTCTACATGGTGGTCCTGATCCCGATCTGGGCGCTGTTCGGACTGCGTATCTCCCGCGGCATCGCGCCGCTCCTGGCGTTGCTGCTGGTCTTCAATATCGGCGGCATGATCTCCATGCTGCAGATGTCGGCAATCCGCGACACGCCGCTCTACCTTGCCGTCTCCGTTTTCCTCGCGCTGACCGCTGTCTTCTTTGCCGCGATCCTCGAACGCGAGCCGCGCTTTTTCCGGCTGATCTTTCTGTCGTGGATGGCGGCGGCGGTCTCCACCGCGGCGCTCGGCATTCTTGGCTATTTCAACGCCTTTCCGGGTTCGGAGATGTTCACCCGCTACGAACGCGCGGCGGGCGTTTTCGAGGATCCGAACGTGTTCGGGCCGTTCATCACGCTGCCCGCCATCTATCTGCTTCACCGGGTCCTGACCGGCCCACTGGACCGCATGGCAGTGCAGGCCCTGCTGCTCTTGGTGATAACGCTCGGTGTCCTTCTGTCGTTCTCACGCGGCGCCTGGGGACTGTTCGCCTTCTCGGCGATCTTCCTGACGCTGGCCGTGTTCATCCAGCATCGCAGTGGAACTTTCCGGTTCAGGATCATCCTGATGTCGGGCCTGGCGCTCACATTATTGATCGTGGGCCTGATCGTCGCGCTGCAGATCCCGGCGATCGCCGAGCTCTTCGAAGCGCGCGCCCGGCTGGTGCAGGAGTATGACGGCGCTCGGCTTGGCCGCTTCGCGCGGCATGCCATCGGTTTTGCCATGGCGATGGAACACCCGCTCGGCATTGGCCCGCTGGTCTTCGGCCAGATCTATGGCGAGGACACCCACAACATCTGGCTCAAGGCGCTGCTTGACTATTCCTGGCTCGGATTCGTGGCCTATGTCACGCTGATCGGCTGGACGCTGGCGGCCGGCCTGCGCATCCTGTTTCGCGATCGGCCGTGGCAGCCCTATTTCCTGTGCGCCTACGTCGTGCTGGTCGGCCACATCCTGCTTGGCACCGTGATCGATACCGACCACTGGCGCCACTTCTATCTGCTTCTCGGGCTGGTCTGGGGCGGCATCGCAATCGAATACCGCCGCGAGCATCTGGCACGGCGGCGCTGA
- a CDS encoding ABC transporter substrate-binding protein — MNFDRLNRRGFLKSSAAVGAGLALPTIFTSASRAQDYCNMPTGDSVVFGFNVPQTGAYADEGADELRAYELAVEHLNGEGDGGMLNTFSSKALGGNGVLGKKVTFVTGDTQTKSDAARASAKRMIENDGALMITGGSSSGVAIAVQGLCQEAGVIFMAGLTHSNDTTGKDKRANGFRHFFNTEMTGAALAPVLKNAFGTDRRAYHLTADYTWGWSQEGSIKKYTEQLGWETVEAVRTPLGAGDFSQFITPVLNSGADVLVLNHYGKDMVNSLTQAVQFGLRDKQANGKDFQIVVPLFSRLMAQGAGESIKGIYGSTNWNWSLEDDGSAAFVKSFGEKYGFPPSQAAHTCYCQALLYADACERAGTFKPSEVGKALEGFEFDGLGNGPVLYRAADHQCFKDVLVVQGKEAPSSKFDLLEVVEVTPRAQVEYAAEELGGELGPYNDNC; from the coding sequence ATGAATTTCGACAGACTGAACCGCCGCGGCTTCTTGAAGAGCAGCGCCGCAGTCGGCGCTGGCCTTGCCTTGCCGACCATCTTCACCAGCGCGTCGCGCGCGCAGGACTATTGCAACATGCCGACCGGCGATTCGGTCGTCTTCGGCTTCAACGTGCCGCAGACCGGCGCCTACGCGGACGAGGGCGCCGACGAGTTGCGCGCTTACGAACTTGCGGTCGAGCACCTCAACGGCGAGGGCGACGGCGGCATGCTCAACACCTTCTCTTCGAAGGCGCTCGGCGGCAACGGCGTGCTGGGCAAGAAGGTCACCTTCGTGACTGGCGACACCCAGACCAAGTCCGATGCCGCGCGCGCTTCGGCCAAGCGCATGATCGAAAACGACGGCGCGCTGATGATCACCGGCGGCTCGTCGTCGGGCGTGGCGATTGCCGTGCAGGGACTTTGCCAGGAAGCCGGCGTCATCTTCATGGCCGGCCTGACCCACTCCAACGACACCACCGGCAAGGACAAGCGCGCCAACGGTTTCCGGCACTTCTTCAATACCGAAATGACCGGCGCGGCACTTGCTCCCGTGCTAAAGAACGCGTTCGGCACCGATCGCCGGGCCTACCACCTGACCGCCGACTACACCTGGGGCTGGTCTCAGGAAGGTTCGATCAAGAAGTACACCGAGCAACTCGGCTGGGAGACCGTGGAAGCGGTCCGCACCCCGCTGGGCGCCGGCGACTTCTCGCAGTTCATCACACCGGTTCTCAATTCGGGCGCCGACGTGCTGGTGCTCAACCACTACGGCAAGGACATGGTGAACTCGCTGACCCAGGCCGTCCAGTTCGGGCTGCGCGACAAGCAGGCCAACGGCAAGGATTTCCAGATCGTCGTGCCGCTGTTCTCGCGTCTGATGGCGCAGGGCGCCGGGGAGTCGATCAAGGGCATCTACGGTTCGACGAACTGGAACTGGTCGCTCGAGGACGACGGTTCCGCCGCGTTCGTCAAGTCGTTTGGCGAGAAGTATGGCTTCCCGCCGTCGCAGGCGGCGCACACCTGCTACTGCCAGGCTCTGCTCTACGCCGATGCCTGCGAGCGGGCCGGCACCTTCAAGCCTTCCGAGGTGGGCAAGGCGCTCGAAGGTTTCGAGTTCGACGGCCTTGGCAATGGCCCGGTGCTTTACCGTGCAGCCGATCACCAGTGCTTCAAGGACGTTCTTGTGGTGCAGGGCAAGGAAGCGCCTTCATCCAAGTTCGATCTGCTCGAGGTGGTTGAAGTCACGCCGCGCGCGCAGGTCGAGTATGCGGCCGAAGAACTCGGCGGCGAACTCGGCCCGTATAACGACAACTGCTGA
- a CDS encoding helix-turn-helix domain-containing protein, whose amino-acid sequence MPQALTGLKIKALRKARGLTQHELARRAGISASYVNLIEANKRPVPMALLDRIAVALDGDRAELDGESERRRLHNLNEIASDPAIANGRADPAGAEELIGRQPEWAEIILNLYRAYRDRNEAVLALADRLNRDPFLGESIHSVLTRVTSIRSAAEILIDNDSLGAPDRQRFLSIISDDSGRLSDTARELVAFFGNTDTRVRSATPMENVDAFISDADNHFPTLENVAETFLRSFGGGAGAAQEASRIVAEGGAAAAEPTPKGRFALMRKAAEELASDAVQAIVAEHSSLGSDVARELAANALYSYVAGAILMPYEAFARAALDRRCDLDQLMELFGVSYEQAAHRLATLRRPGAEGVHFAYMRSDPSGYVTKRLPLPGLHLPRYGTACPLWAIYGAFQTPGVTVRHFGALPSGDEFLFFARAVDKSPATIGRPRHLQSILLACAASEADRVVYGDGIDRAQATIPVGTVCRLCSRETCRHRQEKPLLV is encoded by the coding sequence ATGCCACAGGCACTGACCGGGCTCAAGATCAAGGCCCTGCGCAAGGCACGCGGCCTGACGCAGCACGAGCTGGCGCGACGCGCCGGCATATCCGCGTCCTATGTGAATCTGATCGAGGCCAACAAGCGCCCGGTCCCGATGGCCCTCCTCGATCGCATTGCCGTCGCGCTCGATGGGGACCGGGCCGAGCTTGACGGAGAGAGCGAGCGGCGGCGTCTTCATAACCTCAACGAAATTGCCTCCGATCCGGCGATCGCCAATGGCAGAGCCGATCCGGCCGGCGCGGAGGAACTGATCGGACGGCAGCCGGAATGGGCCGAGATCATCCTCAACCTCTACCGGGCCTATCGCGACCGCAACGAGGCGGTGCTGGCGCTCGCCGACAGGCTTAACCGCGATCCGTTCCTGGGCGAGAGCATCCACAGCGTGCTCACGCGCGTCACCTCAATCCGTTCAGCTGCCGAGATCCTGATCGATAACGACAGCCTAGGCGCGCCAGATCGCCAACGATTCCTGTCCATCATTTCTGACGACAGTGGTCGCCTTTCCGATACGGCGCGCGAACTGGTGGCCTTCTTCGGCAATACCGACACGCGGGTACGCTCGGCCACGCCGATGGAAAACGTCGACGCCTTCATCAGCGACGCCGACAACCATTTCCCCACGCTGGAAAACGTCGCGGAGACGTTTTTGCGCTCGTTCGGCGGAGGTGCCGGTGCGGCACAGGAAGCGTCGCGGATCGTTGCCGAAGGCGGGGCCGCTGCCGCGGAACCGACTCCCAAGGGCCGGTTTGCGTTGATGCGCAAGGCAGCGGAGGAACTGGCCAGCGATGCCGTGCAGGCCATCGTGGCGGAGCATTCCTCGCTTGGATCCGATGTCGCGCGCGAACTCGCCGCGAACGCTCTCTACAGCTATGTCGCCGGTGCAATCCTCATGCCCTACGAGGCGTTCGCGCGCGCCGCCCTGGACCGTCGCTGCGATCTCGACCAGTTGATGGAGCTGTTCGGCGTATCCTACGAGCAGGCCGCGCATCGCCTTGCCACGCTGCGACGCCCCGGCGCCGAAGGCGTTCACTTTGCCTATATGCGCTCCGACCCGTCCGGCTATGTTACCAAGCGTTTGCCTTTGCCTGGTCTGCACTTGCCGCGCTACGGCACGGCCTGTCCGCTCTGGGCCATCTACGGCGCGTTCCAGACGCCTGGCGTTACGGTGAGGCATTTCGGCGCCCTGCCCTCCGGCGACGAGTTTCTGTTCTTCGCAAGGGCCGTCGACAAGAGCCCGGCGACGATTGGCCGGCCGCGCCACCTGCAATCGATCCTGCTTGCCTGTGCTGCCTCCGAAGCCGATCGGGTCGTCTATGGCGACGGCATCGACCGCGCCCAGGCCACCATCCCGGTCGGTACGGTCTGCCGCCTGTGTTCGCGCGAGACTTGCCGTCACCGTCAGGAGAAGCCACTGCTGGTATGA